One Equus asinus isolate D_3611 breed Donkey chromosome 26, EquAss-T2T_v2, whole genome shotgun sequence genomic window carries:
- the CIC gene encoding protein capicua homolog isoform X2, translated as MKPMRKACTGLPGPGSGGKSPPATRAKALRRRGAGEGNKPEEEDDEAQQQQQQQQPSPEEAEEGEEEEAERGPGAEGLPPELHPDDPAPGPAEDPKVEGEAGRWEPSLSRKTATFKSRAPKKKYVEEHAGGSGSGGAAGAPEERSRTPEEAGALGVPPRPPTSTRSSSTDTASEHSADLEDEPAEACGPGPWPPGGTSGGYDLRQLRSQRVLARRGDGLFLPAVVRQVRRSQDLGVQFPGDRALTFYEGAPGGGVDVVLDATPPPGALMVGTAVCTCVEPGMAAYREGVVVEVTTKPAAYKVRLSPGPSSQLGPPATLPQPPQPPHRESEEAVWVARSSLRLLRPPWEPEALPRKPSKGPEEEQAEPGATLPPCPAALDPKQPEDAEVSKISFGGNLGACEEGEEKHPPALGTPALLPLPPPQLLSPPPKSPAFAGPGRPGEQPSPCQEGSQGGSRSSSVASLEKGAAPAARARTPLTAAQQKYKKGDVVCTPNGIRKKFNGKQWRRLCSRDGCMKESQRRGYCSRHLSMRTKEMEGLADSGPGGAGRPAGVAAREGSTEFDWGDETSRDSEASSVAARGDSRPRLVAPADLSRFEFDECEAAVMLVSLGSSRSGTPSFSPVSTQSPFSPAPSPSPSPLFGFRPANFSPINASPVIQRTAVRSRHLSASTPKGGVLTPPDLGPHPPPPAPRERHSSGILPTFQTNLTFTVPISPGRRKTELLPHPGTLGAPGTGGGGAAADFPKSDSLDSGVDSVSHTPTPSTPAGFRAVSPAVPFSRSRQPSPLLLLPPPAGLTSDPGPSVRRVPAVQRDSPVIVRNPDVPLPSKFPGEVGTAGEARAAGPGRGCRETSVPTGVASGKPGLPPPLPAPVPITVPPAAPTAVAQPMPTFGLASSPFQPVAFHPSPAALLPVLVPSSYTSHPAPKKEVIMGRPGTVWTNVEPRSVAVFPWHSLVPFLAPSQPDPSVQPSEAQQPASHPVASNQSKEPAESAAVAHEQPPGGTGNADPGRPPGATCPESPGPGPPHTLGVVEPGKGPPPTTEDEAPGAPGEPRLDSETESDHDDAFLSIMSPEIHLPLPPGKRRTQSLSALPKERDSSSEKDGRSPNKREKDHIRRPMNAFMIFSKRHRALVHQRHPNQDNRTVSKILGEWWYALGPKEKQKYHDLAFQVKEAHFKAHPDWKWCNKDRKKSSSEAKPTSLGLAGGHKETRERSMSETGTAAAPGVSSELLSVAAQTLLSSDTKAPGSGSCGAERLHTVGGPGSARPRAFSHSGVHSLDGGEVDSQALQELTQMVSGPASYSGPKPSTQYGAPGPFAAPGEGGALAASGRPPLLPTRASRSQRAASEDMTSDEERMVICEEEGDDDVIADDGFSNTDIDLKCKERVTDSESGDSSGEDPEGSKGFGRKVFSPVIRSSFTHCRPSLDPEPPGPPDPPTAFGKGYGPTPSSSSSSPASSSASAATSFSLGSGTFKAQESGQGSTAGPLRPPPPGAGGPATPSKAARFLSTDPVTFRRKRPESVGGLDPPGPSVIAAPPSGGGSVLQTLVLPPNKEEREGSGARMPSAPAPSLAYGAPAAPLSRPAATMVTNVVRPVSSTPVPIASKPFPTSGRAEVSPNDTAGARTETVTGSRAPGGSPLGVSLVYSDKKSTAATSPAPHLVAGSLLGTVGKAPATVTNLLVGTPGYGTPAPPAVQFIAQGAPGSGATASSGAGAGSGPNGPVPLGILQPGALGKAGGITQVQYILPTLPQQLQVAPAPAPAPGTKAAAPSGPAPTTSIRFTLPPGTSTNGKVLAATAPTPGIPILQSVPSAPPPKAQSVSPVQAPPPGGSAQLLPGKVLVPLAAPSMSVRGGGAGQPLPLVSPSFSVPVQNGAQPPSKIIQLTPVPVSTPSGLVPPLSPATLPGPASQPQKVLLPSSTRITYVQSAGGHALPLGTSPVSSQAGTVTSYGPTSSVALGFTSLGPSGPAFVQPLLSGQAPLLAPGQVGVSPVPSPQLPPTCAGPGGPVITAFYPGSPAPSSSAPLAQPSQAPPGLVYTVATSTTPPAATILPKGPPAPATATPAPTSPFPSATGSMTYSLVAPKAQRPTPKPPQKVKAAIASIPVGSFEAGAPGRPGPAPRQPLEPGPAREPPASESELEGQPTTPAPPPPPETWAPTARSSPLPPPPAEERASTKGPETMANKFPSSSSDWRVPGVGLESRGEPPTPPSPAPVPAPAPGSSSGSSEGSSGRAAGDTPERKEAATTGKKVKVRPPPLKKTFDSVDNRVLSEVDFEERFAELPEFRPEEVLPSPTLQSLATSPRAILGSYRKKRKNSTDLDSAPEDPTSPKRKMRRRSSCSSEPNTPKSAKCEGDIFTFDRTGTEAEDVLGELEYEKVPYSSLRRTLDQRRALVMQLFQDHGFFPSAQATAAFQARYADIFPSKVCLQLKIREVRQKIMQAATPTEQAPGAEAPLPGPPPTGTAAPPVPTPSPAGGPDPTSPGSDSGTAPAAPPLPPPPEPGPGQPGWEGPPQPSPPPTGPSTAATGR; from the exons ATGAAGCCAATGAGGAAGGCGTGCACTGGCCTCCCAGGTCCTGGCAGCGGCGGCAAGTCCCCACCAGCCACCAGGGCCAAGGCCCTGAGGCGgcgaggggctggggagggcaacAAGCCAGAGGAGGAGGACGACGaggcacagcagcagcagcagcagcagcagccaagcCCAGAAGAGGctgaggagggtgaggaggaggaagctgagcGAGGCCCCGGGGCAGAGGGGCTGCCCCCGGAGCTGCACCCCGACgacccagccccaggcccagccgAGGACCCCAAGGTAGAGGGAGAGGCAGGCCGCTGGGAACCTTCACTCAGCCGAAAGACAGCCACGTTCAAGTCTCGAGCGCCCAAGAAGAAGTACGTGGAGGAGCATGCGGGTGGCAGTGGCAGCGGTGGGGCCGCTGGGGCCCCTGAAGAGCGGTCGCGGACCCCCGAGGAGGCTGGTGCCCTGGGTGTGCCTCCACGGCCACCCACCTCCACCCGCTCCTCCTCCACTGACACAGCCAGCGAGCACTCAGCTGACCTGGAGGATGAGCCAGCTGAAGCTTGTGGGCCAGGCCCCTGGCCCCCAGGTGGCACCAGTGGTGGCTATGATCTGCGGCAACTGAGGTCCCAGCGGGTGCTGGCTCGGCGTGGGGATGGCCTCTTCCTGCCAGCTGTGGTGCGCCAGGTGCGCCGAAGCCAGGACCTGGGTGTGCAGTTCCCTGGGGACCGGGCCCTGACTTTCTATGAGGGGGCACCTGGCGGTGGCGTGGATGTAGTTTTGGATGCCACGCCACCACCGGGCGCACTGATGGTGGGCACAGCCGTCTGTACCTGTGTGGAGCCTGGCATGGCTGCCTACCGTGAGGGTGTGGTGGTGGAGGTGACCACCAAGCCAGCTGCCTACAAGGTCCGCCTcagccctggccccagctcccagctgggTCCACCAGCCACCCTACCACAGCCCCCACAGCCACCACACCGTGAGTCCGAGGAGGCTGTATGGGTAGCCCGCTCCAGCCTGCGCCTATTGCGGCCCCCCTGGGAACCTGAGGCCTTGCCCAGGAAGCCCtccaaaggccctgaggaggagcaggctgagCCTGGGGCCACCCTGCCACCCTGCCCTGCTGCCCTGGACCCCAAGCAGCCTGAGGATGCTGAGGTCTCCAAGATCAGCTTTGGTGGGAACCTGGGAGCTTGTGAAGAGGGCGAGGAGAAGCACCCGCCAGCCCTGGgcaccccagccctgctcccactgcccccaccccagctcttgTCACCGCCACCAAAGTCCCCAGCCTTCGCAGGCCCAGGCCGCCCTGGTGAGCAGCCTTCACCCTGCCAGGAGGGGAGTCAGGGCGGGAGTCGTAGCAGCAGCGTGGCCTCTCTGGAGAAGGGGGCTGCGCCGGCCGCCCGGGCCCGCACACCACTGACAGCCGCCCAGCAGAAGTATAAGAAGGGCGATGTGGTCTGCACACCCAACGGAATCCGCAAGAAATTCAACGGCAAGCAGTGGCGACGGCTGTGCTCACGCGATGGCTGTATGAAGGAGTCGCAGCGGCGGGGCTACTGCTCGCGCCACCTGTCCATGCGAACCAAGGAGATGGAGGGCCTGGCGGACAGTGGCCCAGGTGGGGCTGGGCGACCTGCCGGCGTGGCAGCCCGTGAGGGCAGCACCGAGTTTGACTGGGGTGATGAAACTTCGCGAGACAGCGAGGCCAGCAGCGTGGCTGCCCGTGGAGACTCACGCCCACGCCTGGTGGCCCCTGCTGATCTGTCCCGCTTTGAGTTCGATGAGTGTGAGGCGGCTGTGATGCTGGTGTCCTTGGGCAGTTCACGCTCGGgcactccttccttctcccctgtcTCCACACAGTCGCCCTTCTCTCCCGCCCCATCACCCTCACCCTCGCCGCTCTTCGGCTTCCGCCCTGCCAACTTCAGCCCCATCAATGCTTCACCGGTCATCCAACGCACTGCTGTACGCAGTCGCCACCTGAGCGCCAGCACCCCTAAGGGAGGCGTGCTGACGCCACCAGACCTGGGCCCCCACCCGCCGCCACCTGCCCCCCGAGAGCGCCATTCCTCTGGCATCCTGCCCACCTTCCAGACCAACCTGACCTTTACCGTGCCCATCAGCCCTGGGCGGCGGAAGACAGAGCTCCTGCCCCACCCAGGGACATTGGGGGCCCCTGGCACAGGGGGCGGAGGAGCTGCTGCAGACTTCCCCAAGAGTGACAGCCTAGACTCTGGTGTGGACTCGGTGTCCCACACACCTACACCGTCCACACCGGCTGGCTTCCGGGCTGTGTCACCTGCTGTGCCCTTCTCCCGCTCCCGCCAGCCCTCACCGTTGCTGCTGTTGCCCCCACCTGCTGGCCTGACCTCGGATCCTGGGCCCTCTGTGCGCAGGGTGCCTGCTGTGCAGCGGGACTCTCCTGTCATTGTCCGCAACCCTGATGTGCCGCTACCCTCCAAAttccctggggaggtgggcacTGCCGGAGAGGCCCGGGCTGCAGGACCTGGGCGAGGCTGCCGAGAGACCTCGGTACCCACCGGGGTAGCCAGTGGGAAGCCTggcctgccccctcctctgccaGCCCCAGTGCCCATCACTGTGCCTCCAGCTGCGCCAACTGCTGTGGCTCAGCCAATGCCCACCTTCGGCCTGGCTTCTTCACCCTTCCAGCCAGTGGCCTTCCACCCCTCACCTGCTGCCCTGTTGCCCGTCCTGGTGCCCAGCAGCTACACCAGCCATCCTGCCCCCAAGAAGGAAGTCATCATGGGTCGGCCTGGCACAG TGTGGACGAACGTGGAACCTCGCTCTGTGGCTGTGTTCCCGTGGCACTCCTTAGTCCCCTTCCTGGCCCCCAGCCAGCCTGACCCCTCTGTGCAACCAAGTGAGGCCCAGCAACCTGCCAGCCACCCAGTGGCCTCCAACCAGAGCAAAG AACCTGCTGAGTCGGCCGCTGTTGCTCATGAGCAGCCACCAGGCGGGACAGGGAATGCTGACCCTGGGCGGCCCCCTGGAGCCACATGCCCTGAAAGCCCAGGGCCCGGACCCCCCCACACTTTGGGCGTGGTGGAACCTGGAAAGGGCCCCCCTCCCACCACTGAGGATGAGGCCCCTGGCGCTCCAGGAGAGCCCCGGCTGGACAGTGAGACGGAGAGTGACCATGATGATGC CTTCCTCTCCATCATGTCTCCTGAGATCCATTTGCCTCTGCCACCTGGCAAACGCCGGACCCAGTCCCTCAGTGCCCTGCCCAAGGAACGAGACTCATCTTCAGAGAAGGATGGACGCAGCCCCAACAAG CGGGAGAAGGACCACATCCGGCGGCCCATGAATGCCTTCATGATCTTCAGCAAGCGTCACCGGGCCCTGGTCCACCAGCGTCATCCCAACCAGGACAACCGAACTGTTAGCAAGATCCTGGGCGAGTGGTGGTACGCCCTGGGACCCAAGGAGAAGCAGAAGTACCATGACCTGGCGTTCCAG GTGAAAGAGGCCCACTTTAAGGCCCACCCAGACTGGAAGTGGTGCAACAAGGACCGGAAGAAGTCCAGCTCAGAGGCCAAGCCCACAAGTCTGGGGCTGGCAGGAGGGCACAAGGAGACTCGGGAGCGGAGCATGTCGGAGACAGGCACTGCTGCTGCCCCTGGAG TGTCCTCAGAGCTCTTGTCCGTTGCAGCCCAGACACTCTTGAGCTCAGACACCAAGGCTCCGGGGAGCGGCTCCTGTGGGGCAGAACGTCTGCACACAGTCGGGGGACCTGGCTCGGCCCGGCCCCGAGCCTTCTCCCACAGTGGCGTCCACAGTCTGGATGGCGGGGAAGTAGACAGCCAGGCACTACAGGAACTGACACAG ATGGTGTCTGGCCCTGCGTCCTACTCTGGCCCCAAACCTTCCACCCAATATGGGGCTCCAGGCCCTTTTGCAGCACCTGGTGAGGGTGGTGCCCTGGCGGCCAGTGGGCGGCCTCCACTGTTGCCCACCCGAGCCTCCCGTTCCCAGCGTGCGGCCAGCGAGGACATGACAAGTGACGAGGAACGCATGGTCATctgtgaggaggaaggagatgaTGATGTCATTG CTGACGATGGCTTCAGCAACACTGACATTGACCTCAAGTGTAAGGAGCGGGTGACTGACAGCGAGAGCGGAGACAGCTCTGGGGAGGACCCAGAGGGCAGCAAG GGCTTTGGCCGGAAGGTGTTCTCACCTGTGATCCGTTCCTCCTTTACCCACTGCCGTCCATCGCTGGATCCTGAGCCCCCAGGACCCCCAGATCCACCTACAGCCTTTGGCAAAGGCTACGGCCCCACCCCGTCTTCCTCCTCATCCtcgcctgcctcctcctcagcctcagCAGCCACCTCCTTCTCACTAGGCTCAGGGACCTTCAAGGCCCAGGAGTCAGGTCAGGGCAGCACAGCAGGCCCACTACGGCCCCCaccccctggggctgggggcccagcGACACCTTCCAAGGCTGCACGGTTCCTCTCAACGGATCCTGTTACCTTCCGACGCAAGAGACCTGAAAGCGTTGGAGGCCTGGACCCACCAGGTCCCTCAGTTATTGCGGCGCCTCCTAGTGGGGGAGGAAGTGTCCTGCAGACACTGGTCCTACCCCCAAACAAGGAGGAACGGGAGGGCAGTGGAGCCCGCATGCCCTCGGCCCCAGCCCCATCGCTGGCGTATGGGGCCCCAGCAGCGCCCCTGTCCCGCCCGGCTGCCACCATGGTCACCAACGTAGTGCGGCCTGTCAGCAGCACTCCTGTGCCCATCGCCTCTAAACCCTTCCCCACCTCTGGCCGGGCAGAGGTGTCTCCAAATGACACAGCAGGTGCCAGGACTGAGACGGTCACTGGGTCCCGGGCACCTGGGGGCTCCCCGCTGGGTGTCAGCTTAGTGTATTCGGACAAGAAGTCGACAGCAGCCACCTCGCCAGCCCCACATCTGGTGGCTGGGTCCCTACTGGGCACTGTGGGGAAGGCACCTGCTACTGTCACCAACCTGCTGGTGGGCACCCCGGGTTATGGGACCCCAGCACCCCCTGCTGTGCAGTTCATTGCCCAAGGAGCCCCTGGCAGTGGGGCCACTGCGAGCTCAGGAGCAGGTGCTGGGAGTGGCCCCAATGGGCCAGTGCCGTTGGGCATCCTGCAGCCAGGTGCCCTGGGCAAGGCTGGGGGAATCACCCAGGTGCAGTACATCCTGCCCACCCTGCCCCAGCAGCTTCAAGTGGCGCCTGCCCCAGCACCAGCCCCTGGGACCAAGGCAGCGGCTCCCAGCGGCCCTGCACCCACCACCAGCATCCGTTTCACCCTCCCACCGGGCACCTCCACCAATGGCAAAGTCCTGGCCGCCACTGCACCCACTCCTGGCATCCCCATCCTGCAGTCCGTACCTTCCGCCCCACCCCCCAAAG CCCAGTCAGTTTCTCCTgtgcaggccccgcccccaggtggCTCAGCCCAGCTGCTACCTGGGAAGGTACTAGTGCCCCTGGCTGCCCCTAGCATGTCAGTGCGggggggaggggccggccagCCACTGCCCCTGGTGAGCCCATCCTTCTCAGTACCTGTGCAGAACGGCGCCCAGCCACCCAGCAAG ATCATCCAGCTGACTCCAGTGCCTGTGAGCACACCCAGCGGCCTGGTGCCGCCCCTCAGCCCGGCCACGCTCCCTGGACCCGCCTCTCAGCCTCAGAAGGTCCTGCTGCCCTCCTCCACCAG AATCACCTATGTGCAGTCAGCGGGCGGGCATGCGCTGCCCCTGGGCACCAGCCCTGTGTCCAGCCAGGCCGGAACGGTCACCTCGTACGGCCCCACAAGCTCGGTAGCCCTAGGCTTCACCTCGCTGGGGCCCAGCGGCCCTGCCTTCGTGCAGCCCCTGCTTTCAG GCCAAGCCCCGCTGCTGGCTCCCGGCCAGGTGGGCGTGTCGCCCgtgcccagcccccagctgcctccCACCTGCGCAGGCCCCGGAGGTCCCGTCATCACGGCGTTTTACCCTGGCAGCCCCGCACCCAGCTCCTCAGCACCCCTGGCCCAGCCATCCCAGGCCCCCCCAGGCCTGGTCTACACTGTGGCCACCAGTACCACCCCACCTGCTGCCACCATCCTGCCCAAGGGCCCACCAGCCCCTGCCACTGCCACCCCGGCCCCCACCAGCCCTTTCCCTAGTGCCACAG GCTCCATGACTTACAGCTTAGTGGCCCCCAAGGCCCAGCGgcccaccccaaagcccccccagaaAGTGAAGGCAGCCATTGCCAGCATTCCCGTGGGCTCCTTTGAGGCAGGTGCCCCTGGGCGGCCTGGCCCTGCACCCCGGCAGCCCTTGGAGCCCGGCCCAGCCCGTGAGCCTCCTGCCTCCGAGTCTGAGCTTGAGGGGCAGCCTACAACACCGGCTCCTCCACCACCCCCAGAGACCTGGGCTCCCACTGCCCGGAGCAGTCCCCTGCCACCTCCACCTGCTGAGGAGAGGGCCAGCACCAAGGGCCCTGAGACTATG gccaacAAATTCCCCAGCTCATCTTCAGACTGGCGCGTCCCTGGGGTGGGCCTGGAGAGCCGTGGGGAGCCTCCCactcctcccagcccagccccagttccagccccagcccctggtagcagcagtggcagcagcgaGGGCAGCAGTGGGAGGGCAGCCGGGGACACTCCCGAGCGCAAGGAGGCGGCTACTACCGGCAAGAAGGTGAAGGTGCGGCCCCCGCCCCTGAAGAAGACCTTTGACTCTGTGGACAA CAGGGTCCTGTCAGAGGTCGACTTCGAAGAGCGCTTTGCTGAGCTGCCCGAGTTTCGGCCTGAGGAGGTGCTGCCTTCGCCCACCCTGCAGTCTCTGGCCACCTCACCCCGGGCCATCCTGGGCTCCTATCgcaagaagaggaagaactcCACCG ATCTGGACTCAGCCCCTGAGGACCCCACCTCGCCCAAGCGCAAGATGAGGAGACGCTCCAGCTGTAGCTCAGAGCCCAACACCCCTAAGAGTGCCAAATGCGAGGGGGACATCTTCACCTTTGACCGTACAG GTACAGAAGCCGAGGATGTGCTTGGGGAGCTGGAA